A DNA window from Caulobacter mirabilis contains the following coding sequences:
- a CDS encoding SRPBCC domain-containing protein, whose protein sequence is MTGSVTHATICLDRVYDALPARVYTAFTDPEARKRWFFQADVWSLHRHSGGETAVGAAESSAFSPPGADVVITNDSIYLDVVPNERLVFAYQMTIAGKPISASLATAEFKPEGRGTRLVFTEQGAYFDDPGQVASREEGTRELLEALAAELEGRVRIRVPHGDHIESYEQPA, encoded by the coding sequence ATGACCGGTTCTGTGACCCACGCCACCATCTGCCTCGATCGCGTCTACGACGCTCTTCCCGCCCGTGTGTACACGGCCTTTACCGACCCGGAAGCGCGCAAGCGCTGGTTCTTCCAGGCCGACGTCTGGTCCCTGCATCGCCACAGCGGCGGCGAGACGGCGGTCGGGGCGGCGGAATCGAGCGCCTTCTCGCCCCCGGGTGCGGACGTGGTGATCACCAACGACAGCATCTACCTCGATGTCGTGCCGAACGAGCGGCTGGTCTTCGCCTACCAGATGACCATCGCCGGCAAGCCGATCAGCGCGTCTCTGGCCACCGCCGAGTTCAAACCCGAGGGTAGGGGCACGCGCCTGGTCTTCACCGAGCAGGGGGCCTACTTCGATGATCCGGGCCAGGTCGCCAGCCGCGAGGAAGGCACGCGCGAACTCCTCGAAGCCCTGGCCGCCGAGCTGGAGGGACGGGTGCGGATCCGCGTCCCGCATGGCGATCATATCGAGTCGTACGAGCAGCCTGCCTGA
- a CDS encoding flagellar basal body rod C-terminal domain-containing protein, translating into MQALPIAASGLLDAASRFDASARRTAAAPLDNLEKETVARIQAQQDFKANAAVIRTADKMTGTLLDMLA; encoded by the coding sequence ATGCAAGCCTTGCCGATCGCCGCGTCCGGCCTGCTCGACGCCGCCAGCCGGTTCGACGCCAGCGCCCGCCGGACCGCCGCCGCGCCGCTCGATAACCTCGAGAAGGAAACGGTCGCGCGCATCCAGGCCCAGCAGGACTTCAAGGCCAACGCCGCCGTCATCCGCACAGCCGACAAGATGACGGGGACGCTGCTGGACATGCTGGCCTAG
- a CDS encoding SDR family NAD(P)-dependent oxidoreductase, with amino-acid sequence MSVDLFSLKGRTALITGGSRGIGRMIAAGFIAAGAKVYISSRKAAACDAAAAELSAGGGTCISLPQDVSTVEGCQALAKAYGRHEDRLDILVNNAGAAWLAEFDAFPENGWDKVVDLNLKSPFFLTQALAPALRASASAERPAKVINIASIDGIRPNPQETYSYQASKAGLIHLTRRMAAQLIRDNVVVTAIAPGAFASDMNTTARDQAEAVAARIPARRIGTDEDMQGVAIYLASRAGDYAVGITVAVDGGVAYASLGI; translated from the coding sequence ATGTCCGTCGATCTGTTCTCCCTCAAGGGCCGCACGGCCCTGATCACCGGCGGCTCGCGGGGCATCGGCAGGATGATCGCGGCCGGCTTCATCGCCGCGGGGGCCAAGGTCTACATCTCCTCGCGCAAGGCGGCGGCCTGCGACGCGGCGGCGGCCGAGCTGTCGGCGGGCGGCGGGACGTGCATATCGCTGCCGCAGGACGTCTCGACCGTCGAGGGTTGCCAGGCGCTGGCCAAGGCCTACGGCCGGCATGAGGACAGGCTCGACATCCTGGTCAACAACGCCGGCGCGGCCTGGCTGGCGGAGTTCGACGCCTTCCCGGAAAACGGCTGGGACAAGGTCGTCGACCTGAACCTGAAGTCGCCCTTCTTTCTGACCCAGGCCCTGGCTCCGGCCCTGCGCGCCTCGGCTTCGGCGGAGCGTCCGGCGAAGGTCATCAACATCGCCTCGATCGACGGCATTCGGCCCAATCCGCAGGAGACCTACAGCTATCAGGCCAGCAAGGCGGGACTGATCCACCTTACGCGCCGGATGGCGGCGCAGCTGATCCGAGACAACGTCGTGGTCACCGCGATCGCGCCGGGCGCCTTCGCCTCGGACATGAACACCACAGCCCGCGACCAGGCCGAGGCGGTCGCCGCCCGCATTCCGGCGCGGCGGATCGGGACCGACGAGGACATGCAGGGCGTGGCCATCTACCTGGCCTCCCGAGCAGGGGATTATGCGGTCGGAATCACCGTCGCCGTCGACGGCGGCGTCGCCTACGCCAGCCTGGGGATCTGA
- a CDS encoding LytTR family DNA-binding domain-containing protein, whose translation MAGFGAMSRGALTAGITAGAWAAYYASRLSGALFDFGATRATACLALALAVACLFAAGMCLGLDRLMTSLTGRSLALRLTLAIVLTNLAAIAWTIANRLVLYPAAEGVFSALGLVDGSFAAGAMQAHDSTFVVWLVFLAWAGLRLALDGAATRTEPAYDDELWAVTGREAIRLPLADVLWFEAEGDYMRAHRREGRPVLMREPMHALMKRLDPERFLRIHRSTIVALAAIEQVRRRGAKGLEVALAGGVALPVGRSYQPLIRRISASRS comes from the coding sequence ATGGCCGGTTTCGGAGCGATGTCCAGAGGAGCGCTGACGGCCGGGATCACCGCCGGAGCCTGGGCGGCCTACTATGCCTCGCGCCTGTCGGGGGCGCTGTTCGACTTCGGCGCGACACGGGCGACGGCCTGTCTCGCCCTGGCGCTGGCGGTCGCCTGCCTGTTCGCCGCCGGGATGTGCCTGGGCCTGGACCGCTTGATGACAAGCCTGACCGGCCGATCGCTGGCGCTTCGCCTGACGCTGGCGATCGTGCTGACCAACCTGGCCGCCATCGCCTGGACGATCGCCAACCGGCTGGTCCTGTATCCAGCCGCCGAGGGGGTGTTCTCGGCGCTCGGGCTGGTCGACGGCTCGTTCGCCGCCGGAGCGATGCAGGCCCATGACTCGACCTTCGTGGTCTGGCTGGTCTTCCTGGCCTGGGCCGGACTGAGACTGGCTCTCGACGGCGCGGCGACACGGACGGAGCCGGCCTACGACGACGAGCTCTGGGCCGTGACCGGGCGGGAAGCCATCCGCCTGCCGCTGGCCGACGTCCTTTGGTTCGAGGCGGAGGGCGACTACATGCGGGCGCACCGGCGCGAGGGGCGGCCGGTGCTGATGCGCGAGCCGATGCACGCCCTGATGAAGCGGCTCGATCCGGAGCGCTTCCTGCGCATCCACCGGTCGACCATCGTCGCTCTGGCCGCGATCGAGCAGGTGCGCCGGCGGGGAGCCAAGGGCCTTGAGGTGGCGCTGGCCGGCGGCGTCGCCTTGCCGGTCGGGCGCAGCTACCAGCCCCTGATCCGCCGGATCAGCGCCAGCCGTAGTTGA
- a CDS encoding TIGR02466 family protein, producing MSTLHFATRIHRASLAGDKGFEAFNADLEDACRMMEAEDEAGRAWSKRNHYRGYTSYSSPGELWHRATAFADLKKKLDRNVAAFAEELGLDLGGRRLKMDSFWVNVLKPGGGHSGHIHPHSVLSGTYYVAMPKGAQGIRFEDPRLALMMAAPIRLPDAPEDQRAFVVVEPQPGDLLLWESWLRHEVPPSNAKADRISISFNYGWR from the coding sequence ATGAGCACGCTGCACTTCGCAACCCGCATCCACCGCGCCAGCCTGGCCGGCGACAAGGGCTTCGAGGCCTTCAACGCCGATCTCGAAGACGCCTGCCGGATGATGGAGGCGGAGGACGAAGCCGGCCGCGCCTGGAGCAAACGCAACCACTACCGCGGCTACACCTCCTACAGCTCCCCGGGCGAGCTTTGGCATCGCGCCACCGCCTTCGCCGACCTCAAGAAGAAGCTCGACCGCAACGTCGCCGCCTTCGCAGAGGAGCTGGGCCTGGATCTGGGCGGCCGGCGGCTGAAGATGGACAGCTTCTGGGTCAACGTGCTGAAGCCCGGCGGCGGGCATAGCGGCCACATCCACCCGCACAGCGTGCTCAGCGGCACCTACTATGTCGCGATGCCCAAGGGCGCCCAGGGCATCCGTTTCGAGGATCCGCGCCTGGCCCTGATGATGGCCGCGCCCATCCGCCTGCCCGATGCGCCGGAGGATCAGCGCGCCTTCGTCGTCGTCGAACCCCAGCCGGGCGACCTGCTGCTGTGGGAAAGCTGGCTGCGCCACGAGGTGCCGCCCTCGAACGCCAAGGCCGACCGCATCTCGATCAGCTTCAACTACGGCTGGCGCTGA
- a CDS encoding carboxylesterase/lipase family protein: MARENKADEHRLSRRGLLGAGAALAALAPVAGRAMPPPLPMVQTRGGPVSAGISETPGVLAYKGIPYAAPPVGDLRFAPPKPAKPWTVVRDGGLFGPTAIQNPSPSAVNPTSEMGKALQAVFPARADVEAQSEDCLVLNVWTMRDPGKRRPVMVWLHGGGFAYGSAQWPVYDGSRLAAQGAVVVSVNHRLNVFGYLDLPEVAGSGAAGMLDLVAALEWVRDNIALFGGDPSNVTIFGESGGGAKVSYLLAMPKAKGLFHRAVIQSGPGVKAVPRDRAAALRGDLYKELGLVEGDVAGLRALPADRLLAAARAAEAKQPGVGFDRSGFSPVAGDGVLPAQPWDPAAPATARDVPVLIGINKDEMTLFMASAPWFGKLDEAGLQKMAAAIYGEKAPAVLTALKTDFPKDSPTYLATHLTTYGRMFAGSVQIAERKAAQGGAKAWFYILDWETPVGPFRSPHMLEVPLVFDTVESARVFTGPGPEPLLMAKQMSAAWLAFARKGDPNVKGLPKWPAYEAKRRATMIFDIDSRVVNDPYAATRKAVV, from the coding sequence ATGGCCAGGGAAAACAAGGCCGACGAACACAGGCTTTCACGACGCGGTCTGCTGGGCGCCGGCGCCGCGCTGGCCGCCCTGGCTCCGGTCGCCGGGCGGGCTATGCCTCCGCCTCTGCCGATGGTGCAGACGCGTGGCGGGCCGGTCAGCGCCGGGATCAGCGAGACCCCCGGCGTCCTGGCCTACAAAGGCATCCCCTACGCCGCGCCGCCGGTCGGCGACCTCCGCTTCGCCCCGCCCAAGCCCGCGAAGCCCTGGACCGTCGTCCGCGACGGCGGCCTGTTCGGCCCCACCGCGATCCAGAACCCCTCCCCCTCGGCGGTGAACCCCACGTCGGAGATGGGCAAGGCGTTGCAAGCGGTCTTCCCGGCCCGGGCCGACGTCGAGGCGCAGAGCGAGGACTGCCTGGTCCTGAACGTCTGGACCATGCGGGACCCCGGCAAGCGCCGACCGGTGATGGTCTGGCTGCACGGCGGCGGTTTCGCCTACGGCTCGGCCCAGTGGCCGGTCTACGACGGCTCCAGGCTGGCCGCCCAGGGCGCGGTCGTGGTCTCGGTGAACCACCGGCTGAACGTCTTCGGCTATCTGGACCTGCCGGAGGTCGCGGGCTCGGGCGCCGCCGGCATGCTGGACCTCGTCGCGGCCCTGGAATGGGTGCGCGACAACATCGCCCTGTTCGGCGGCGATCCCAGCAACGTCACCATCTTCGGAGAGTCCGGCGGCGGGGCGAAGGTCAGCTACCTGCTGGCCATGCCCAAGGCCAAGGGCCTGTTCCACCGCGCCGTCATCCAGAGCGGGCCGGGCGTGAAGGCCGTGCCGCGCGATCGCGCCGCCGCCCTGCGCGGCGACCTCTACAAGGAACTCGGCCTGGTCGAAGGCGACGTCGCCGGGTTGCGCGCCCTGCCCGCCGACAGGCTGCTGGCGGCGGCGCGGGCGGCGGAGGCCAAACAGCCCGGCGTGGGCTTCGATCGCTCGGGCTTCTCGCCGGTCGCCGGCGACGGCGTCCTTCCCGCCCAGCCCTGGGATCCCGCCGCCCCGGCCACGGCCCGCGACGTGCCGGTGCTGATCGGGATCAACAAGGACGAGATGACCCTGTTCATGGCCTCCGCCCCCTGGTTCGGGAAGCTGGACGAGGCCGGGCTGCAGAAGATGGCCGCGGCGATCTACGGCGAGAAGGCGCCCGCGGTGCTGACCGCGCTGAAGACCGACTTCCCGAAGGACAGTCCGACCTATCTCGCCACCCACCTGACCACCTATGGCCGGATGTTCGCCGGCTCGGTCCAGATCGCCGAGCGCAAGGCGGCGCAAGGCGGGGCCAAGGCCTGGTTCTATATCCTGGACTGGGAGACCCCGGTCGGACCGTTCCGCTCGCCGCACATGCTGGAGGTGCCGCTGGTGTTCGACACCGTCGAGAGCGCCCGCGTCTTCACCGGTCCGGGCCCCGAGCCGCTGCTGATGGCCAAGCAGATGAGCGCCGCCTGGCTGGCCTTCGCGCGGAAGGGCGATCCGAACGTGAAGGGCCTGCCGAAATGGCCGGCCTATGAGGCGAAACGGCGGGCGACGATGATCTTCGACATCGACAGCCGGGTCGTGAACGACCCCTACGCGGCGACGCGGAAGGCGGTGGTCTGA
- a CDS encoding Zn-dependent alcohol dehydrogenase codes for MKAAVLREIGKPLSIEDVQISKPGPHEVLIRTAAAGVCHSDLHFVEGSYPHPLPAVLGHESAGVVEAVGSEVRTVKPGDHVITCLSAFCGHCNHCVTGHMARCVSGDVRRAKDDAPRLGNGLNQFLNLSSFAEQMLIHEHACVAIRKDMPLDVAALIGCSVTTGVGAVVQTSSVRAGETVAVIGCGGVGLAAVNGAAIAGAGRIIAIDMQGSKLNLAKAFGATDVINASEVDPVKAVIELTKGGVDHSFEAIGLKKTTEQAFKMLARGGTANVIGMIPVGTMIELHGADFLGEKRIQGSLMGSNRFPVDMPRLVDFYMSGKLHLDQMVSQRIKLEQVNDAFEELKRGELARSVIVFDA; via the coding sequence ATGAAGGCCGCAGTCCTGCGTGAGATCGGCAAGCCGCTGTCGATCGAAGATGTCCAGATCAGCAAGCCCGGTCCGCACGAGGTGCTGATCCGCACCGCGGCTGCGGGGGTCTGCCACTCGGACCTGCACTTCGTCGAAGGCTCCTACCCGCACCCGCTGCCGGCCGTGCTGGGCCATGAGAGCGCCGGCGTGGTCGAGGCGGTGGGTTCGGAGGTCCGCACCGTGAAGCCGGGCGACCACGTCATCACCTGCCTGTCGGCCTTCTGCGGCCACTGCAATCACTGCGTCACCGGCCACATGGCCCGCTGCGTCAGCGGCGACGTGCGCCGCGCCAAGGACGACGCCCCGCGCCTGGGCAACGGCCTGAACCAGTTCCTGAACCTGTCGTCCTTCGCCGAGCAGATGCTGATCCACGAGCACGCCTGCGTCGCGATCCGCAAGGACATGCCGCTGGACGTGGCGGCCCTGATCGGATGCTCGGTGACCACCGGCGTCGGCGCGGTGGTGCAGACCTCCAGCGTCCGCGCGGGCGAGACCGTGGCCGTCATCGGCTGCGGCGGCGTGGGCCTGGCGGCGGTCAACGGGGCGGCGATCGCCGGCGCGGGCCGGATCATCGCCATCGACATGCAGGGCTCCAAGCTGAACCTGGCCAAGGCCTTCGGCGCGACCGACGTGATCAACGCCAGCGAAGTCGACCCGGTGAAGGCGGTGATCGAACTGACCAAGGGCGGCGTCGACCATAGCTTCGAGGCCATCGGCCTGAAGAAGACCACGGAGCAGGCCTTCAAGATGCTGGCCCGCGGCGGCACCGCCAACGTGATCGGCATGATCCCCGTCGGCACCATGATCGAGCTGCACGGCGCCGACTTCCTCGGCGAGAAGCGCATCCAGGGCTCGCTGATGGGCTCCAACCGCTTCCCGGTCGACATGCCGCGCCTGGTCGACTTCTACATGTCCGGCAAGCTGCACCTCGACCAGATGGTCTCGCAGCGGATCAAGCTGGAGCAGGTCAACGACGCGTTCGAGGAGCTGAAGCGGGGCGAACTGGCCCGCTCGGTCATCGTCTTCGACGCCTAG
- the ispG gene encoding flavodoxin-dependent (E)-4-hydroxy-3-methylbut-2-enyl-diphosphate synthase — protein sequence MSHDDHTHVRPWRRIDRRVSRQIHVGNVPIGGDAPIAVQSMTNTLTADAAATIDQIRQLEEAGADIVRVSCPDVESTEAFKTIAREVKVPLVADIHFHYKRGIEAAKAGAACLRINPGNIGSPDRVREVVQAARDHGCSIRIGVNAGSLERDLLEKYGEPCPDAMVESALSHARILQDHDFHEFKISVKASDIFMTVAAYQQLADAIDCPLHLGITEAGALRTGTVKSSIGMGSLLWAGIGDTIRVSLAADPVEEVKVGFDMLKSLGLRHRGVNIIACPSCARQGFNVIQTVEALEQRLAHVSTPLSLSIIGCVVNGPGEALMTDLGFTGGGKGSGMVYVSGRPDHKMDNDQMIDHIVGLVEARAAEIEAAKAAELQAAE from the coding sequence ATGAGCCACGACGATCACACCCACGTCCGCCCCTGGCGCCGCATCGACCGCCGCGTCTCGCGTCAGATTCACGTCGGCAATGTGCCGATCGGCGGCGACGCCCCGATCGCCGTGCAGTCGATGACCAACACCCTGACGGCCGACGCCGCGGCGACGATCGACCAGATCCGCCAGCTGGAGGAAGCCGGTGCCGACATCGTCCGGGTCTCATGCCCCGACGTGGAATCCACCGAGGCGTTCAAGACCATCGCCCGCGAGGTGAAGGTCCCGCTCGTGGCCGACATCCACTTCCACTACAAGCGCGGCATCGAAGCGGCCAAGGCCGGCGCCGCCTGCCTGCGCATCAACCCCGGCAACATCGGCAGCCCCGACCGCGTGCGCGAGGTCGTCCAGGCTGCCCGCGACCATGGGTGCTCGATCCGCATCGGCGTCAACGCCGGCTCGCTGGAGCGGGACCTGCTCGAGAAGTACGGCGAGCCCTGCCCCGACGCGATGGTCGAGAGCGCGCTGAGCCACGCCCGGATCCTGCAGGATCACGACTTCCACGAGTTCAAGATCAGCGTGAAGGCCTCGGACATCTTCATGACCGTAGCCGCCTATCAGCAGCTGGCGGACGCCATCGACTGCCCGCTGCACCTGGGCATCACCGAGGCGGGGGCCCTGCGCACCGGCACCGTGAAGTCCTCCATCGGCATGGGCAGCCTGCTCTGGGCCGGCATCGGCGACACCATCCGCGTCAGCCTGGCCGCCGATCCGGTGGAAGAGGTCAAGGTCGGCTTCGACATGCTGAAGTCGCTGGGCCTGCGCCACCGCGGCGTGAACATCATCGCCTGCCCGTCCTGCGCTCGTCAGGGCTTCAACGTCATCCAGACGGTCGAGGCCCTGGAGCAGCGCCTTGCGCACGTCTCGACGCCATTGTCGCTGTCGATCATCGGCTGCGTGGTCAACGGCCCCGGCGAGGCGCTGATGACGGACCTGGGCTTCACCGGCGGCGGCAAGGGATCGGGCATGGTCTATGTGTCCGGCCGTCCGGACCACAAGATGGACAACGACCAGATGATCGACCACATCGTCGGCCTGGTCGAGGCGCGCGCCGCCGAGATCGAAGCCGCCAAGGCCGCGGAGCTCCAGGCCGCAGAATAG
- a CDS encoding helix-turn-helix domain-containing protein — MDSLVPTEEPSLHHGPDIGAALKAAREFRGLSLQDVADQTRIRRTYLAAVEDMRLEELPSRPFTLGYVKAYAKLLGLDPDEAVARFKDAAPEAEDDLRAPVGVRKERDPRMGAIMAGAALIVTAIILWNIAQRAISEEAPPPPTAPQSAMAAAPTAPAGPMSVGAPLPAPTEASTPPVYETPGLEAAAQAGGSADAAMAAGKARREAEAAAAVQSDTPVGAAFVAKGPIHGAPAASSAVTLQARRQTMLIVRGGDSAIYFARSLAPGEAYRLPASKGLTVEATDPRAIDVFVGGRFKSLMPAPQTTAAALAG, encoded by the coding sequence GTGGATTCGCTTGTCCCGACCGAGGAGCCCTCCCTGCATCACGGACCCGACATCGGCGCGGCGCTGAAGGCGGCGCGGGAGTTTCGCGGCCTGTCGCTTCAGGACGTCGCCGACCAGACCCGCATCCGCCGCACCTACCTGGCCGCGGTCGAGGACATGCGGCTGGAGGAGCTGCCGTCCCGCCCGTTCACGCTCGGCTATGTGAAGGCCTACGCCAAGCTGCTGGGCCTGGACCCGGACGAGGCCGTCGCCCGCTTCAAGGACGCCGCGCCGGAAGCCGAGGACGACCTGCGGGCTCCGGTCGGGGTGCGCAAGGAGCGTGATCCGCGCATGGGCGCGATCATGGCCGGCGCGGCCCTGATCGTCACCGCCATCATCCTGTGGAACATCGCCCAGCGCGCGATCAGCGAAGAGGCGCCGCCGCCGCCGACCGCCCCGCAGTCGGCGATGGCCGCCGCCCCGACGGCGCCGGCCGGGCCGATGTCGGTCGGCGCGCCGCTGCCGGCCCCCACGGAAGCCTCGACGCCGCCCGTCTACGAGACTCCCGGCCTCGAGGCCGCCGCCCAGGCGGGCGGCTCGGCCGACGCCGCGATGGCCGCCGGCAAGGCCCGCCGCGAAGCCGAGGCCGCCGCCGCGGTCCAGAGCGACACGCCGGTCGGCGCCGCCTTCGTCGCCAAGGGCCCGATCCACGGCGCTCCGGCCGCGAGTTCCGCGGTCACTCTCCAGGCGCGACGGCAGACGATGCTGATCGTCCGCGGCGGCGATAGCGCGATCTACTTCGCCCGCTCCCTGGCGCCGGGCGAGGCCTATCGCCTGCCGGCCAGCAAGGGGCTGACGGTCGAGGCGACCGATCCGCGCGCCATCGACGTCTTCGTCGGCGGCCGGTTCAAGAGCCTGATGCCGGCCCCCCAGACCACCGCCGCGGCGCTCGCCGGCTGA
- the ptsP gene encoding phosphoenolpyruvate--protein phosphotransferase produces the protein MVAPSFAIRGPRTLLRQIREAMAGDAPAQTKLNMVVRIIAGSMVAEVCSIYLRRAGGDLELFATEGLSPDAVHVTRLKPGEGLVGEIVRQGRPLNLSDAPSHPAFAYRPETGEDPYHSFLGVPLLRGGRPIGVLVVQNRTERSYGEEEVEDLQIIAMVLAEMVGAGDLLNEEALKDVEIAPHRPERLKGARFADGLAYGTAVLHEQPVAPEQLLSDDAQAEEIRLRAAIEALQRQIDEMLEGQHGLVGASYEVLETYRLFAHDRGWNRSLEEAVRSGLTAEAAVERVRSEHRARLGQARDPYLRERLHDLEDLNDRLLRHLAGDGHTARELPDDAILIARNLGPADLLEYDRKRLKGLLLEEGSSASHAAIVAKALDIPCVGRLSGLRDRVSEGDPVIVDAETGEAFLRPRPDVVKALQTRLEVRAQRRAEFARLRDTPAFTKDGAKVTLLMNAGLAVDLDILGETGAEGIGLFRTEFQFMVAEEMPRLDAQRALYERVLDVADGQPVTFRTLDLGGDKLLPYMELEREENPALGWRAVRMGLDRPALLRLQLRALIWAAKGRPLRVMFPLVASVDEFRAARAFVDSEIAWAQRRGRPAPSRLDVGAMIEAPSLVWHLDALLPMTDFVSIGTNDLMQYLFAADRGNPRVADRYDPLSPPALRALQQIQQACAETGTPVSVCGEMAGRPLEAFALVALGFDRLSMPPAGVGPVKQMVLSCDREAARRGVLTLLKGTSGSVRNEIETLARKLYVAV, from the coding sequence ATGGTCGCGCCGAGCTTCGCGATACGCGGTCCGCGGACTCTGCTTCGGCAGATCCGCGAGGCCATGGCCGGTGATGCTCCGGCCCAGACCAAGCTCAACATGGTCGTGCGGATCATCGCCGGGTCGATGGTCGCCGAGGTCTGCTCCATCTACCTGCGCCGGGCCGGCGGCGATCTGGAGCTGTTCGCCACCGAAGGCCTGTCGCCCGACGCCGTCCACGTCACCCGGCTGAAGCCCGGCGAGGGCCTGGTCGGCGAGATCGTGCGCCAGGGCCGGCCGCTGAACCTCAGCGACGCGCCGAGCCATCCGGCCTTCGCCTATCGTCCGGAAACCGGCGAAGACCCCTACCACTCGTTCCTGGGCGTGCCGCTGCTGCGCGGCGGGCGGCCGATCGGCGTCCTGGTCGTCCAGAACCGGACGGAGCGGAGCTACGGCGAGGAGGAGGTCGAAGATCTCCAGATCATCGCCATGGTGCTGGCCGAGATGGTCGGCGCCGGCGACCTGCTGAACGAAGAGGCGCTCAAGGACGTCGAGATCGCGCCGCACCGGCCCGAGCGGCTGAAAGGCGCGCGCTTCGCCGACGGCCTGGCCTACGGCACGGCGGTCCTGCACGAGCAGCCGGTCGCGCCGGAACAGCTGCTGTCCGACGACGCCCAGGCCGAGGAGATCCGCCTGCGCGCCGCCATCGAGGCCTTGCAGCGCCAGATCGACGAGATGCTGGAGGGCCAGCACGGCCTGGTCGGCGCCTCCTACGAGGTGCTGGAGACCTATCGCCTGTTCGCCCACGACCGCGGCTGGAACCGGTCCCTGGAAGAGGCCGTGCGTTCGGGCCTGACCGCCGAGGCCGCCGTCGAGCGGGTGCGCAGCGAGCATCGCGCCCGTCTGGGCCAGGCGCGTGACCCCTATCTGCGCGAGCGGCTGCACGACCTCGAGGATCTGAACGACCGCCTGCTGCGCCACCTGGCCGGCGACGGGCATACCGCACGGGAGTTGCCCGACGACGCCATCCTGATCGCGCGAAACCTGGGGCCGGCCGACCTGCTGGAGTATGACCGCAAGCGCCTGAAGGGGCTGCTGCTGGAAGAGGGCTCATCGGCCAGCCACGCGGCGATCGTGGCCAAGGCGCTGGACATCCCCTGCGTCGGCCGCCTGTCCGGCCTGCGCGATCGTGTCTCCGAGGGCGACCCGGTGATCGTCGACGCCGAGACCGGCGAGGCCTTCCTGCGCCCCCGTCCCGACGTCGTGAAGGCCTTGCAGACCCGGCTGGAGGTCCGGGCCCAGCGCCGGGCCGAGTTCGCCCGTCTGCGCGACACGCCCGCTTTCACCAAGGACGGCGCCAAGGTCACCCTGCTGATGAACGCCGGCCTGGCCGTCGACCTGGACATCCTGGGCGAGACCGGCGCCGAGGGCATCGGCCTGTTCCGGACCGAGTTCCAATTCATGGTCGCCGAGGAGATGCCCCGGCTGGACGCCCAGCGGGCGCTCTACGAGCGGGTCCTGGACGTCGCCGACGGCCAGCCGGTCACCTTCCGCACCCTCGATCTCGGCGGCGACAAACTGCTGCCCTACATGGAGCTGGAGCGGGAGGAAAACCCCGCCCTGGGTTGGCGCGCGGTGCGCATGGGCCTGGACCGCCCGGCCCTGCTGCGCCTTCAGCTGCGGGCGCTGATCTGGGCCGCCAAGGGCCGGCCGCTGCGGGTCATGTTCCCGCTGGTCGCCAGCGTCGACGAGTTCCGCGCCGCCCGCGCCTTCGTCGACAGCGAGATCGCCTGGGCCCAGCGGCGCGGCCGCCCGGCCCCGTCCCGCCTCGACGTCGGGGCGATGATCGAGGCCCCGTCGCTGGTCTGGCACCTGGACGCCCTGCTGCCGATGACCGACTTCGTCTCGATCGGCACCAACGACCTGATGCAGTACCTGTTCGCGGCCGATCGCGGGAACCCGCGCGTGGCCGACCGCTACGACCCGCTGTCCCCGCCCGCCCTGCGCGCGCTGCAGCAGATCCAGCAGGCCTGCGCCGAGACCGGCACCCCCGTCTCGGTCTGCGGCGAGATGGCCGGCCGGCCGCTGGAGGCCTTCGCCCTGGTGGCGCTCGGCTTCGACCGGCTGTCGATGCCGCCGGCCGGCGTCGGGCCGGTCAAGCAGATGGTCCTGTCCTGCGACAGAGAGGCCGCTAGACGCGGCGTCCTGACCCTGCTGAAAGGCACCTCCGGCTCGGTTCGCAACGAGATCGAGACCCTGGCCAGGAAGCTGTACGTCGCCGTTTGA